A single Thiohalobacter thiocyanaticus DNA region contains:
- a CDS encoding acetyl-CoA C-acetyltransferase, with protein MTPVYIVDGLRTPFLKARNAPGPFAAADLAVHSGRSLLLRQPFAPDRLDEVIAGCVMPGPDEANIARVVALRLGCGERVPAFTVQRNCASGLQALDTGLRNIALGRSELVLAGGIEAMSHAPVLWSHAMVAWLGGWMRARSLGARAKQLTRLRPGHLKPVIGLLRGLTDPVVGLSMGQTAEVLAHRFGISREAMDEYALHSHQRLGAAYDAGHMDEVEPLYAPDGRYWCEDDGLRRDTTLEQLAALRPVFDRPFGSVTAGNSAQVTDGAAWLILASEAAVERHGLTPRARIVDSHWAGLDPGQMGLGPVHAMAPLLQRHELTTQDIDYWEINEAFAAQVLACLAAWQDAGYCREELGLDNAFDPIPRERLNIDGGGVSLGHPVGASGTRIVLHLLQVLEREQVRRGVASLCIGGGQGGALLLERPEVQA; from the coding sequence ATGACACCGGTCTATATTGTCGACGGACTGCGCACCCCCTTTCTCAAGGCCCGCAACGCACCCGGCCCCTTCGCGGCCGCCGATCTGGCCGTGCATTCGGGGCGCTCCCTGCTGCTGCGGCAGCCGTTTGCCCCGGATAGGCTCGATGAAGTCATCGCCGGCTGCGTCATGCCCGGCCCGGACGAGGCCAACATCGCCCGCGTGGTTGCGCTCCGGCTTGGCTGCGGCGAACGGGTGCCGGCCTTCACCGTGCAGCGCAACTGCGCCTCGGGCCTGCAGGCGCTGGACACCGGCCTGCGCAACATCGCCCTGGGCCGCTCCGAACTGGTGCTGGCCGGCGGCATCGAGGCCATGAGCCACGCGCCGGTGCTCTGGAGCCACGCCATGGTGGCCTGGCTGGGCGGCTGGATGCGGGCGCGTTCCCTGGGCGCGCGCGCAAAACAGCTGACACGGCTGCGCCCCGGTCACCTGAAACCGGTGATCGGTCTGCTGCGCGGACTGACCGATCCGGTGGTGGGCCTTTCCATGGGCCAGACCGCGGAGGTGCTGGCGCACCGCTTCGGTATCAGCCGCGAGGCGATGGACGAGTACGCCCTGCACAGTCATCAACGCCTGGGCGCGGCTTATGATGCCGGGCATATGGACGAGGTCGAGCCGCTGTATGCGCCCGACGGTCGCTACTGGTGTGAGGACGACGGCCTGCGCCGCGACACCACACTGGAACAACTCGCAGCATTGCGGCCGGTGTTCGACCGCCCCTTCGGCAGTGTCACCGCCGGCAACAGCGCCCAGGTCACCGATGGCGCGGCCTGGCTGATCCTGGCCTCGGAAGCCGCGGTGGAGCGCCACGGCCTCACTCCGCGCGCCCGCATCGTCGACAGCCACTGGGCCGGCCTGGACCCGGGGCAGATGGGCCTGGGCCCGGTGCATGCCATGGCCCCGCTGCTGCAGCGCCATGAACTGACAACGCAGGATATCGACTACTGGGAGATCAACGAGGCCTTCGCCGCCCAGGTGCTGGCCTGTCTGGCGGCCTGGCAGGATGCGGGCTACTGCCGGGAGGAACTCGGCCTCGACAACGCCTTCGACCCCATCCCGCGCGAGCGGCTCAACATCGACGGCGGCGGTGTCAGTCTCGGCCATCCGGTCGGCGCCAGCGGGACGCGCATCGTGCTGCACCTGCTGCAGGTGCTGGAACGTGAGCAGGTCCGGCGTGGCGTGGCCTCGCTGTGCATCGGCGGCGGCCAGGGCGGCGCCCTGCTGCTGGAACGTCCGGAGGTGCAGGCATGA
- a CDS encoding acyl-CoA dehydrogenase, which translates to MQGTMLWILAAALIGLALLTGLPDWRRRLLMRPLFRTFKRVLPPLSQTEREALEAGTVGWDGELFSGRPDWNALHRYPVSELSEHEQAFLDGPVEDLCRQLDDWRITHEDADLAPEVWDFIKQQGFFGMIIPRQYGGLEFSAQAHSRVVMKIASRSLTAAVTVMVPNSLGPAKLLLHYGTAEQKDHYLPRLARGEEVPCFALTGPEAGSDAASLPDTGVVCFGELDGERVLGIRLNWDKRYITLGPVATLLGLAFHLYDPDGHLGSEPDLGITLALIPTDAPGVEIGRRHYPLNSAFQNGPNRGHDVFIPIDQVIGGRDGLGQGWRMLMECLADGRSISLPALATGAGKLCSRATGAYAAVRRQFRQPIGRFEGVAEALARIGGNTYLMEAARDFTCSTLDNGEQPAVVSAIVKYHLTERMRETVNHAMDIHGGSGICLGPRNLLGRVYQAVPISITVEGANILTRSMIIFGQGALRSHPYVLRELEAVQDPDAEAGLLAFDRALTAHLRWGLGNAVRCLWYGLTGARLQRLGFRPRGEPVVAYRQLTRLSTAFALSADLAMFTLGGSLKRRERLSARLGDVLSNLYLGSAALKQFHDQGCPEADRPLVEWAWRECAHRAQEALLALCDNLPNRWLGRLLRLWLFPLGRSYAPPSDALCDQVVELLLRPGEARDRLTAGLFLPESPDATLNRLETALTLSVQAEPVLRRIRAAMQAGRVDSGDPEQRLEAALAAGVITAADADRVRAAVAARHEVIAVDAFDPADLGHNPDRIRTPIPTTQAEAG; encoded by the coding sequence ATGCAGGGCACAATGCTGTGGATCCTGGCAGCGGCACTGATTGGGCTGGCGCTGCTCACAGGACTACCCGACTGGCGCCGCCGCCTGTTGATGCGGCCCTTGTTCCGAACCTTCAAACGGGTGCTGCCGCCCCTGTCGCAGACCGAGCGCGAGGCGCTGGAGGCCGGCACCGTGGGCTGGGACGGTGAACTGTTCAGTGGCCGCCCCGACTGGAACGCCCTGCACCGCTATCCCGTCTCTGAACTCAGCGAACACGAGCAGGCATTTCTCGACGGCCCGGTCGAGGATCTGTGCCGGCAGCTGGACGACTGGCGCATCACCCACGAGGACGCGGATCTCGCCCCCGAGGTCTGGGACTTCATCAAGCAGCAGGGCTTCTTCGGCATGATCATCCCCCGCCAGTACGGCGGCCTGGAATTCAGCGCCCAGGCCCATTCCCGGGTGGTGATGAAGATCGCCAGCCGCAGCCTGACCGCGGCGGTCACAGTGATGGTGCCCAACTCGCTGGGCCCGGCCAAGCTGCTGCTGCACTACGGTACTGCTGAACAGAAGGACCATTACCTGCCGCGCCTGGCCCGCGGCGAGGAGGTGCCCTGCTTCGCCCTGACCGGTCCCGAGGCCGGTTCGGATGCCGCCTCCCTTCCGGATACCGGGGTGGTGTGCTTCGGTGAGCTCGATGGCGAACGGGTGCTCGGCATCCGGCTGAACTGGGACAAGCGCTACATCACCCTGGGGCCGGTGGCGACCCTGCTGGGCCTGGCCTTTCATCTCTACGATCCCGATGGCCATCTGGGCAGTGAGCCGGATCTCGGCATCACCCTGGCCCTGATTCCCACCGACGCGCCCGGGGTGGAGATCGGCCGGCGCCACTATCCGCTCAATTCGGCGTTCCAGAACGGTCCCAACCGTGGCCATGATGTCTTCATTCCGATCGACCAGGTCATCGGCGGCCGCGACGGCCTGGGCCAGGGCTGGCGCATGCTGATGGAATGCCTGGCCGACGGCCGTTCCATCTCGCTGCCGGCGCTGGCCACCGGTGCGGGCAAGCTCTGTTCGCGCGCCACCGGCGCCTATGCCGCGGTGCGCAGGCAGTTCCGTCAGCCCATCGGCCGCTTCGAGGGCGTGGCCGAGGCGCTGGCGCGCATCGGCGGCAATACCTATCTGATGGAGGCGGCGCGCGACTTCACCTGCAGCACACTGGACAATGGCGAGCAGCCCGCGGTGGTCTCCGCCATCGTCAAGTATCACCTGACCGAACGCATGCGCGAGACGGTCAACCATGCCATGGACATCCATGGCGGCAGCGGCATCTGCCTCGGACCGCGCAATCTCCTCGGCCGGGTGTATCAGGCCGTGCCCATCAGCATCACGGTCGAGGGCGCCAACATCCTCACCCGCAGCATGATCATCTTCGGTCAGGGCGCGTTGCGCAGCCATCCCTATGTGCTGCGCGAACTTGAGGCGGTGCAGGATCCGGACGCCGAGGCCGGTCTGCTCGCCTTCGACCGCGCCCTGACCGCGCATCTGCGCTGGGGCCTGGGCAATGCCGTGCGCTGTCTCTGGTACGGTCTGACCGGCGCCCGATTGCAGCGGCTGGGTTTCCGCCCGCGGGGTGAGCCCGTGGTCGCCTATCGCCAACTCACCCGCCTGAGCACGGCCTTCGCCCTCAGTGCCGATCTGGCCATGTTCACCCTCGGCGGCAGCCTCAAGCGCCGCGAACGCCTCTCGGCCCGGCTGGGCGACGTGCTGAGCAACCTTTATCTCGGCAGTGCTGCGCTCAAGCAGTTCCACGACCAGGGCTGTCCGGAGGCCGACCGGCCGCTGGTGGAATGGGCCTGGCGCGAATGCGCCCATCGCGCCCAGGAGGCGTTGCTGGCATTGTGCGACAACCTTCCCAACCGCTGGTTGGGCCGATTGCTGAGGCTGTGGCTGTTCCCGCTGGGCCGCAGTTACGCTCCGCCTTCCGATGCCCTGTGTGATCAGGTGGTGGAGTTGCTGCTGCGTCCCGGCGAAGCACGCGATCGGCTGACCGCCGGGCTGTTTCTGCCCGAGTCTCCTGACGCGACCCTGAACCGGTTGGAAACTGCCCTGACCCTGAGTGTGCAGGCCGAGCCGGTGCTGCGGCGCATCCGCGCGGCGATGCAGGCGGGCCGGGTGGACAGCGGCGATCCGGAGCAGCGGCTGGAGGCCGCGCTCGCTGCGGGTGTGATCACTGCAGCGGACGCGGACAGGGTGCGCGCGGCCGTCGCCGCGCGGCACGAGGTCATTGCGGTCGATGCCTTCGACCCGGCAGACTTGGGCCACAACCCTGACCGTATCCGGACACCAATACCCACAACCCAGGCGGAGGCAGGATGA
- a CDS encoding 3-hydroxyacyl-CoA dehydrogenase NAD-binding domain-containing protein: protein MSWQDWRLDTDAAGIAWLTLDRHDAGTNVLTEQVLEEFNQALEQLEQSPPAGLVIRSAKPNGFIAGADVRAFTDLESRDQALELIRRGQAACDRLEALPCPTLALIRGFCLGGGLELALACRYRIAVDVPNTRLGLPEVRLGIHPGFGGSVRSIAAIGAPAALDLMLTGRSVSARQARRLGLVQHAVPERHAQTAARTLLQEARALPRLAWWKRAANHRLARPLLAAFMRRKVAAKARPEHYPAPYALLDLWVKHGDDRRAMLDAEAESVADLIRGDTAQNLVRVFFLQDRLKGLAKGNKSDPTHVHVIGAGVMGGDIAAWCALQGWRVTLQDQSPARIAPAIGRAGKLFRKRLKIQREITAALDRLIPDHRGQHVEHADVVIEAIFEDREAKQQLYQAIEPRMKSDALLATNTSSIPLEELASVMARPQRLVGLHFFNPVARMQLVEVVRGEKTAPEVVDRALAFTRAIDRLPLPVASKPGFLVNRILMPYLLEAVELVEEGVPPARIDAAAEAFGMPMGPITLADTVGLDICLHVARILGEAFGLAMPARLEQLVADGHLGKKSGRGFYRYHKDKQIKTRDSGSAAPTDIESRLVLRLLNEAAACLREGVVEDGDLLDAGMIFGTGFAPFRGGPMHYADDRSAGAILVELHDLEARHGGRFAPDPWWEQRQETD from the coding sequence ATGAGCTGGCAGGACTGGAGGCTCGATACCGATGCCGCCGGCATTGCCTGGCTGACGCTGGATCGGCACGACGCCGGCACCAATGTACTCACTGAACAGGTGCTGGAGGAATTCAATCAGGCCCTGGAACAGCTGGAACAGTCGCCGCCCGCCGGTCTGGTCATCCGCTCGGCCAAACCCAACGGCTTCATCGCCGGCGCCGATGTGCGCGCCTTCACCGATCTGGAATCCCGCGACCAGGCGCTGGAACTGATCCGCCGTGGCCAGGCCGCCTGCGACCGGCTGGAGGCCCTGCCCTGCCCCACGCTGGCATTGATCCGGGGCTTCTGCCTGGGCGGCGGGCTGGAGCTGGCGCTGGCGTGCCGTTACCGCATTGCGGTGGATGTGCCCAATACCCGGCTCGGTCTGCCCGAGGTACGTCTCGGCATCCATCCCGGCTTCGGCGGCAGTGTGCGTTCCATCGCCGCCATCGGCGCACCGGCCGCACTGGACCTGATGCTGACCGGGCGCAGTGTCTCGGCCCGTCAGGCGCGGCGGCTGGGGCTGGTGCAGCATGCCGTGCCCGAGCGCCATGCGCAGACCGCGGCGCGCACCCTGCTGCAGGAGGCCCGTGCCCTGCCCCGCCTGGCCTGGTGGAAGCGCGCCGCCAACCACCGATTGGCGCGCCCGCTGCTGGCGGCCTTCATGCGGCGCAAGGTGGCGGCGAAGGCCCGGCCCGAGCATTACCCGGCCCCCTATGCCCTGCTCGACCTGTGGGTGAAGCACGGCGACGACCGCCGTGCCATGCTGGACGCCGAGGCCGAGTCGGTCGCCGACCTGATCCGGGGCGACACGGCGCAGAACCTGGTGCGGGTCTTCTTCCTGCAGGACCGGCTCAAGGGACTGGCCAAGGGGAATAAATCGGATCCCACCCACGTGCATGTCATCGGCGCCGGGGTGATGGGCGGCGACATCGCCGCCTGGTGCGCCCTGCAGGGCTGGCGCGTGACCCTGCAGGACCAGTCCCCCGCGCGCATCGCCCCGGCCATCGGCCGCGCCGGGAAACTGTTCCGCAAGCGCCTGAAGATACAGCGCGAGATCACCGCCGCCCTGGACCGGTTGATCCCTGACCATCGGGGGCAGCATGTCGAGCATGCCGATGTGGTGATCGAGGCCATCTTCGAGGACCGCGAGGCCAAGCAGCAGCTCTATCAGGCGATCGAGCCGCGGATGAAGTCGGATGCGCTGCTCGCCACCAATACCTCCAGCATCCCGTTGGAGGAACTGGCGTCAGTGATGGCGCGGCCGCAGCGGCTGGTTGGTCTGCACTTCTTCAACCCGGTGGCGCGCATGCAGCTGGTCGAGGTGGTGCGCGGCGAGAAGACCGCGCCGGAGGTGGTCGACCGCGCCCTGGCCTTCACCCGCGCCATCGACCGCCTGCCGCTGCCGGTGGCAAGCAAACCGGGCTTCCTGGTCAACCGCATCCTCATGCCCTATCTGCTGGAGGCGGTGGAACTGGTGGAGGAAGGCGTGCCGCCGGCGCGCATCGATGCCGCCGCCGAGGCCTTCGGCATGCCCATGGGGCCCATCACCCTGGCCGACACGGTGGGCCTGGATATCTGCCTGCACGTGGCGCGCATTCTGGGCGAGGCCTTCGGCCTGGCCATGCCGGCGCGGCTGGAGCAACTGGTCGCGGACGGCCATCTGGGGAAGAAGTCGGGCCGCGGCTTCTACCGTTATCACAAGGACAAACAGATCAAGACCCGGGACAGCGGCAGTGCTGCACCAACGGATATCGAATCGCGTCTGGTGCTGCGGCTGCTCAACGAGGCCGCCGCCTGTCTGCGCGAGGGTGTGGTCGAGGACGGCGATCTGCTCGATGCCGGCATGATCTTCGGCACCGGCTTCGCCCCCTTCCGCGGCGGCCCCATGCACTATGCCGACGATCGGAGCGCCGGGGCCATTCTGGTAGAGTTGCACGATCTGGAGGCCCGCCACGGCGGGCGCTTCGCCCCCGATCCCTGGTGGGAGCAGCGACAGGAGACGGATTGA
- a CDS encoding YiiX/YebB-like N1pC/P60 family cysteine hydrolase, translating into MARGLKAWIAARITRWLTQESSAEQTPLCDYERLSYEIRPADVLLVEGRARVSHVIKNLTQSPWTHSALYIGRLADIDDPSVREHVSYLYDGDPNDPLVIEALLGEGTVVHPLHKYRRDHLRICRPTGLSRSDAQRVIRFAVSHLGCEYDIRQLLDLARFLFPYGVLPRQWRSSLFEHNAGIPTRTVCSSMLAAAFNDVHFPVLPVMQRREDGELRLYKRNARLYTPRDFDYSPYFEIIKYPCPGLKDRALYRDLPWEEEYICRDRRDRMVRLLDLNVARQYPQGIPPPPNSVNEGEAVSVEVDRG; encoded by the coding sequence ATGGCGCGAGGACTGAAGGCCTGGATCGCCGCCCGTATCACCCGCTGGCTGACGCAAGAGTCGTCCGCCGAGCAGACCCCGCTGTGTGACTACGAACGCCTCAGCTACGAGATCCGTCCTGCCGATGTGCTGCTGGTGGAGGGCCGCGCCCGGGTCAGCCATGTCATCAAGAACCTCACCCAGAGTCCCTGGACCCATTCCGCGCTCTACATCGGCCGGCTGGCCGATATCGACGATCCCAGTGTGCGCGAGCACGTCTCCTATCTCTACGACGGCGATCCCAACGACCCGCTGGTGATCGAGGCCCTGCTGGGCGAAGGCACCGTTGTCCATCCGCTGCACAAGTATCGCCGCGATCATCTGCGCATCTGCCGGCCCACGGGGTTGTCCCGGAGTGATGCCCAGAGGGTGATCCGCTTTGCGGTCAGCCACCTGGGCTGCGAGTACGACATCCGCCAGCTGCTGGACCTGGCGCGCTTCCTGTTCCCCTACGGCGTGCTGCCGCGACAGTGGCGCTCGTCGCTGTTCGAGCACAACGCCGGCATCCCCACCCGTACGGTCTGCTCCTCCATGCTGGCGGCGGCCTTCAATGACGTGCATTTTCCCGTGCTGCCCGTGATGCAGCGGCGCGAGGACGGTGAGTTGCGGCTGTACAAGCGCAATGCGCGCCTGTATACGCCGCGGGATTTCGACTACTCGCCCTATTTCGAGATCATCAAGTATCCCTGTCCGGGTCTCAAGGACCGGGCCCTGTATCGCGACCTGCCCTGGGAGGAGGAGTACATCTGCCGGGACCGGCGCGATCGCATGGTCCGTCTGCTTGATCTGAACGTGGCCAGACAGTATCCGCAGGGCATCCCGCCGCCGCCGAACTCCGTGAACGAGGGCGAAGCGGTTTCCGTGGAGGTCGATCGCGGCTGA
- a CDS encoding AMP-dependent synthetase/ligase codes for MKERDVITPEEAGTLAGLFRERVRRSGDAEAYRYHNPDSGSWESLSWNQMALRIARWQAALRREDLEAGDRVALMLRNAPEWVQFDIAASGLGLVMVPLYTQDRAENIAYILQNAGVKLLLIGDDEHWDLLKPVRGELGFLLRILSVRRCRDPGHEPRLRCLEDWLGPETDADPAEAVQVAPLDPDTLATIVYTSGTTGRPKGVMLSHVNILWNAHASQRMAAVYPDDLFLSFLPLSHTFERTVGYYLSMMCGAAVAYNRSIPELAEDLLAIRPTVLISVPRIFERVYNRIQAQLEEKSPVARALFNSAVTVGWRRFEYRQGRTGWSPALLAWPLLDALVARKVMQKLGGRMRLAISGGAALPPRVSRLFVGLGLNLLQGYGLTETSPVLCASTLEDNVPDSAGLPLPDVEVRLGAGDELLVRSPGVMLGYWDNPEATAAMIDDDGWLHTGDKVRMDARDRVWITGRCKEIIVLSNGEKVPPGDMEMAISMDPLFDQVMVLGDGHPFLTALIVVNPDQAQLELKRLNVDPDTPGVLNTEPFKSLAEARVREQIKTFPGYAQIHGITCYREAWTIESGLLTPTLKLRRDKVAAEAAGDIDRMYAGH; via the coding sequence ATGAAAGAACGCGATGTCATCACGCCGGAGGAAGCCGGCACCCTGGCCGGCCTGTTCCGGGAGCGGGTGCGGCGTTCCGGCGACGCCGAGGCCTACCGTTATCACAATCCCGACAGTGGCAGCTGGGAAAGTCTGAGCTGGAATCAGATGGCCCTGCGCATCGCACGCTGGCAGGCCGCACTGCGCCGCGAGGATCTGGAGGCCGGGGACCGTGTCGCCCTGATGCTGCGCAACGCCCCCGAGTGGGTGCAGTTCGATATCGCCGCCTCGGGGCTGGGGCTGGTGATGGTGCCCCTCTATACCCAGGACCGGGCCGAGAACATCGCCTATATCCTGCAGAACGCCGGGGTGAAGCTGCTGCTGATCGGCGACGACGAGCACTGGGATCTGCTCAAGCCGGTGCGCGGTGAGCTGGGCTTTCTGCTGCGTATCCTCAGCGTGCGGCGCTGCCGCGACCCGGGCCATGAACCGCGGCTGCGGTGCCTGGAGGACTGGCTCGGACCGGAAACCGATGCCGACCCGGCCGAGGCGGTGCAGGTCGCGCCGCTCGATCCCGATACGCTTGCCACCATCGTCTACACCTCGGGTACCACCGGCCGGCCCAAGGGCGTGATGCTCAGCCATGTCAACATCCTGTGGAACGCCCATGCCTCGCAGCGCATGGCAGCGGTCTACCCCGACGATCTGTTCCTGTCCTTCCTGCCGCTGTCGCATACCTTCGAACGCACCGTGGGTTATTATTTGAGCATGATGTGCGGCGCGGCGGTGGCCTACAACCGCTCCATTCCCGAACTGGCCGAGGACCTGCTGGCGATCCGGCCCACGGTGCTGATCTCGGTGCCGCGCATCTTCGAGCGCGTGTACAACAGGATCCAGGCCCAGCTGGAGGAGAAGTCGCCGGTCGCGCGGGCGCTGTTCAACAGCGCGGTCACGGTGGGCTGGCGCCGGTTCGAATACCGCCAGGGCCGGACCGGCTGGTCCCCCGCCCTGCTGGCCTGGCCGCTGCTCGATGCGCTGGTGGCGCGCAAGGTGATGCAGAAACTGGGCGGGCGCATGCGCCTTGCCATCAGCGGCGGCGCGGCCCTGCCGCCGCGGGTCTCACGGCTGTTCGTCGGGCTGGGGCTGAATCTGCTGCAGGGCTACGGGTTGACCGAGACCAGCCCGGTGCTGTGTGCCAGCACCCTGGAGGACAACGTGCCCGACAGCGCCGGCCTGCCGCTGCCCGATGTCGAGGTGCGGCTGGGTGCAGGCGACGAACTGCTGGTGCGCAGTCCCGGCGTGATGTTGGGCTACTGGGACAACCCGGAGGCGACCGCGGCCATGATCGATGACGACGGCTGGCTGCACACCGGCGACAAGGTGCGCATGGACGCGCGCGACCGGGTCTGGATTACCGGCCGCTGCAAGGAGATCATCGTCCTGTCCAACGGCGAGAAGGTGCCGCCCGGGGACATGGAGATGGCCATCTCCATGGATCCGTTGTTCGATCAGGTCATGGTCCTGGGCGATGGCCATCCCTTCCTGACGGCGCTGATCGTGGTCAACCCGGATCAGGCTCAGCTGGAACTCAAACGCCTGAACGTGGACCCGGATACGCCCGGCGTGCTGAATACCGAGCCGTTCAAATCCCTCGCCGAGGCCCGCGTCAGGGAACAGATCAAGACCTTCCCCGGTTATGCCCAGATCCATGGCATCACCTGCTACCGGGAGGCCTGGACCATCGAGTCCGGCCTGCTGACACCGACGCT